A single region of the Chitinophaga niabensis genome encodes:
- the hflX gene encoding GTPase HflX: protein MIEKQQVVQNDERAVLIGLIHKEQTDTEVNEYLDELAFLAETAGAVAVKRFTQRLPHPDRATFIGKGKLEEVRQYVLNKDVSLVIFDDELSGSQISNIQKELKVKVIDRSDLILDIFAHRARTAQARTQVELAQYQYILPRLRGMWTHLERQKGGIGMRGPGETEIETDRRIVKDKISLLRKRLAEIDKQSLTQRKERGEYIRVALVGYTNVGKSTIMNMLSKSEVFAENKLFATLDTTTRKVVFEQTPFLLSDTVGFIRKLPHHLVESFKSTLDEVRESDILLHVVDISHPQYEDQIEVVNRTLADLKVLDKPTIMIFNKMDLYEKQTFDEWLADDVKDDILFQLKQSWQQRANGNCVFIAAIEKRNVEELRKTILEKVMEMYRQRFPYKSEYFF, encoded by the coding sequence GAGCAGACAGACACCGAAGTAAACGAATACCTGGATGAACTGGCCTTCCTGGCAGAAACAGCAGGTGCTGTGGCGGTAAAGCGCTTTACGCAAAGACTCCCGCATCCGGACAGGGCTACTTTCATCGGGAAAGGAAAGCTGGAGGAAGTGCGGCAATATGTATTAAATAAAGATGTAAGTCTTGTAATATTTGACGATGAGCTGAGCGGCTCCCAGATCTCCAATATCCAGAAGGAACTGAAGGTAAAAGTGATTGACCGGAGTGACCTGATCCTGGACATCTTTGCACATCGTGCCAGAACGGCCCAGGCAAGAACGCAGGTGGAACTGGCCCAATACCAATATATCCTGCCACGCCTCCGTGGTATGTGGACGCACCTTGAACGTCAGAAAGGGGGGATAGGCATGCGCGGACCGGGTGAAACGGAAATTGAAACGGACAGGCGTATTGTGAAGGACAAGATCTCCCTGCTGCGTAAACGGCTCGCGGAAATCGATAAACAATCCCTCACCCAGCGGAAAGAACGTGGTGAATACATCCGTGTAGCATTGGTAGGATATACCAACGTAGGCAAGAGTACCATCATGAACATGCTCAGCAAAAGTGAAGTGTTTGCAGAGAACAAATTGTTTGCCACCCTGGACACCACCACGCGGAAAGTAGTATTTGAACAAACACCTTTCCTCCTGAGTGATACGGTAGGGTTTATCCGTAAACTTCCCCATCACCTGGTGGAGAGTTTCAAATCCACCCTGGATGAGGTGCGTGAAAGTGATATCCTGCTGCATGTAGTAGATATTTCCCATCCTCAATATGAAGATCAGATCGAAGTGGTGAACCGTACCCTTGCAGACCTGAAGGTATTGGATAAACCCACTATCATGATCTTCAACAAAATGGACCTCTACGAAAAACAGACATTCGATGAATGGCTGGCGGATGATGTGAAAGATGATATCCTCTTCCAACTGAAGCAAAGCTGGCAGCAGCGCGCTAATGGGAATTGTGTGTTCATTGCTGCTATCGAGAAAAGGAATGTGGAAGAACTGCGGAAAACGATCCTTGAGAAAGTGATGGAGATGTATCGCCAGCGCTTCCCCTATAAATCAGAATATTTCTTTTAA
- a CDS encoding Rieske (2Fe-2S) protein — MSKQYNWYRLTDEVSADEQVITVQEVNGKKICFSRYQGQLYAFAYKCPHAGGIMADGRMDGQGNVVCPLHRYKFSVRNGYNSSGEGFYLKTYPVEMREDGAYVGLEKSWLGW, encoded by the coding sequence ATGAGCAAACAGTATAACTGGTACAGGCTAACAGATGAAGTATCGGCGGATGAACAGGTTATTACGGTCCAGGAAGTGAATGGGAAGAAGATCTGCTTCTCCCGGTACCAGGGGCAGTTGTATGCGTTTGCGTATAAATGCCCGCATGCCGGAGGGATTATGGCAGATGGAAGGATGGATGGGCAGGGGAATGTGGTGTGTCCTTTGCACCGGTATAAGTTTAGTGTGCGGAATGGGTATAATAGCAGCGGCGAAGGTTTTTATCTGAAAACGTACCCGGTGGAGATGAGAGAGGATGGGGCTTATGTGGGACTGGAAAAGAGTTGGTTGGGGTGGTGA
- a CDS encoding glycoside hydrolase family 31 protein, translating to MVFRIVFFLCSFSLATNAQLVKHSGKVTAVNIQPQEIRITTQNGFAIITAYSPSVIRVRIDKQPLAKDFSYAVISSPLVFKPCISQNADEIKLETDSLTAIVSKNPFGIRFITPDGKTINKDEPGLGTSWIGEEVTTYKTMQEGERFIGLGEKTGNLDRKGSSYTNWNTDAFGYTINQDPIYATIPFYIGVHHGLNYGIFFDNSYRSNFNFGASNNRFSSFNANGGEMNYYFIFHQRVADIITSYTQLTGRITLPPLWSLGYQQNRYSYYPEAEVMRIAQTLREKEIPADGITLDIHHMDAYKLFTWNKSRFPDPGSMNEKLNKLGFKTTVIVDPGIKVEKGYHAYESGLQSDIFIKYSDGQNYTGQVWPGWCHFPDFTSSKGRAWWKEQVNHYAQSGVSGLWNDMNEIATWGQNMPDNVIFDFEGNPVTHQQAHNVYGLEMIRASYEGYRAALPDKRPFILTRAGYAGLQRYSAIWTGDNRAEEDHMLLGVRLMNSLGLSGVPFSGMDIGGFTGNGSPSLYARWIQIGAFIPYFRSHTGINTKSAEPWAFGEEVLEIARNYINLRYKLLPYLYSNFYEASVSGLPIMRTLALDNTHDANVYDTRFQNEYCFGPSFLIAPYESKQTYAPVYFPQGKWYNFYNDSIEGGGKEKIFTLSMQQLPVFVKESSIIPMQSLIQTTADKPTDTLFLHVYKGAVKNKFVYYEDDGESYAYEKGAFYKRAITYDPSANKLLLESPTGQSLSKFRFVQLILHGFSTQENMQSGEIAFLQPISRFDPQGEATPPVVCKVQKRTFVNTKEEIAVQLK from the coding sequence ATGGTATTTAGAATCGTTTTTTTTCTTTGTTCTTTTTCACTGGCCACAAATGCACAGTTGGTAAAGCATAGCGGCAAAGTAACTGCCGTAAACATACAGCCGCAGGAAATAAGGATCACCACACAGAACGGCTTTGCTATCATTACTGCTTACAGCCCTTCTGTTATCCGCGTAAGGATAGACAAACAACCACTGGCTAAAGATTTCTCCTATGCAGTGATCAGCAGCCCCCTTGTTTTTAAACCCTGCATCTCGCAGAACGCAGATGAAATAAAGCTGGAAACGGATTCGCTCACCGCCATAGTGAGCAAAAACCCTTTCGGCATCAGATTCATAACGCCGGACGGAAAAACAATAAACAAAGATGAACCCGGGCTCGGTACTTCATGGATCGGCGAAGAAGTTACTACTTACAAAACCATGCAGGAAGGAGAACGTTTTATCGGCCTTGGGGAAAAGACAGGAAATCTCGATCGCAAAGGCAGCTCCTACACCAACTGGAATACAGACGCATTTGGTTACACCATAAACCAGGACCCGATCTATGCTACCATCCCTTTTTATATCGGGGTGCATCATGGTCTTAACTACGGCATCTTTTTCGATAATAGTTACCGCAGCAATTTCAACTTCGGCGCCAGTAATAACCGGTTCTCTTCTTTCAACGCCAATGGTGGTGAAATGAATTACTACTTCATTTTCCATCAGCGGGTGGCAGATATCATTACATCTTATACACAACTAACAGGCCGCATCACGCTGCCACCCCTATGGAGCCTTGGTTATCAGCAGAACCGTTATAGTTATTACCCGGAGGCTGAGGTGATGCGCATTGCCCAAACTCTCCGGGAGAAAGAGATCCCCGCAGATGGTATTACGCTGGACATTCATCATATGGATGCCTACAAACTTTTCACCTGGAACAAATCCCGCTTCCCCGATCCCGGAAGTATGAACGAAAAACTAAACAAACTAGGTTTCAAAACCACGGTGATCGTAGATCCGGGTATTAAAGTAGAAAAAGGATATCATGCCTACGAAAGTGGATTACAATCAGATATATTTATCAAATACAGTGATGGCCAGAATTACACGGGCCAGGTATGGCCCGGCTGGTGCCACTTTCCGGACTTCACCAGTTCAAAAGGCAGGGCATGGTGGAAAGAACAGGTTAACCATTATGCCCAAAGCGGTGTTTCCGGATTATGGAATGATATGAATGAAATTGCCACCTGGGGCCAGAACATGCCGGACAATGTGATCTTCGATTTTGAAGGAAACCCCGTTACCCATCAACAGGCACACAATGTTTACGGATTGGAAATGATCCGCGCCAGCTATGAAGGTTATCGTGCAGCCTTGCCTGATAAACGGCCTTTCATCCTTACCCGCGCAGGTTATGCAGGCCTGCAACGTTACTCTGCTATCTGGACTGGCGACAATCGTGCAGAAGAAGATCACATGTTATTGGGGGTTCGCTTAATGAACAGTCTTGGCCTGAGCGGCGTTCCTTTTTCCGGTATGGACATTGGTGGTTTCACAGGAAATGGTTCCCCCAGCCTGTATGCACGTTGGATCCAGATCGGTGCTTTCATTCCATATTTCCGTAGTCACACAGGCATTAATACTAAATCCGCGGAGCCATGGGCTTTCGGAGAAGAAGTGCTGGAGATAGCACGCAATTATATCAACCTGCGTTATAAGTTACTGCCTTATCTCTATTCGAATTTTTATGAAGCATCCGTTTCCGGATTGCCGATCATGCGTACGCTGGCATTAGACAATACACATGATGCTAATGTATATGATACCCGCTTTCAAAATGAATACTGCTTTGGGCCTTCCTTCCTCATTGCACCATATGAAAGCAAACAAACCTATGCGCCGGTATATTTCCCGCAGGGTAAGTGGTATAATTTTTATAACGATAGCATAGAAGGTGGTGGTAAAGAAAAAATATTCACCCTGTCCATGCAGCAGTTGCCGGTATTTGTGAAAGAAAGCAGTATCATCCCCATGCAGTCCCTGATCCAAACAACGGCGGATAAACCCACAGATACTTTATTCCTGCACGTTTACAAAGGTGCAGTGAAAAATAAATTCGTTTATTATGAAGATGATGGAGAAAGTTATGCTTATGAAAAAGGCGCCTTTTACAAACGTGCCATTACTTATGATCCATCAGCAAACAAGCTGCTGCTGGAAAGCCCAACAGGGCAATCCCTTTCAAAATTCAGGTTCGTACAACTGATCTTACATGGATTCAGCACACAGGAAAATATGCAGTCGGGTGAAATAGCCTTCCTGCAACCAATTTCCCGTTTCGACCCGCAGGGAGAGGCTACGCCTCCTGTTGTTTGTAAGGTGCAGAAGAGAACTTTTGTAAACACAAAAGAAGAAATTGCCGTACAGCTCAAGTAA
- a CDS encoding RagB/SusD family nutrient uptake outer membrane protein: MHLYKKIACLLLAGYGFASCTKLDEKLGSTITKRQADSVIQVSSLLKSAYDALQLPYQDQSNFWALQEMPSDEAVAPTRGGDWDDNGAWRSLKTHTWNAEHGTIGAAFSNLLLLQFSATNVLNFNPNARQAAEARFLRALSMYSVLDGWGQVPFREPGDNLLIAPKVLKGAAASDFIISELTAIINDLPEHSATVPAFVASKDAARTLLMKCYLQKGAFANPAAPTFAAADMQQVITLANTIISSGRYTLATNYFDNFTQNNNVLSTENIFTQENGPGLSTVRPGNAAFCHWAPTLHYYQTPGGWNGFATVSDFYDKFEAVDSRRGGPYTGVTNLTGTNVGFLVGQQYNKDGVALKDRNGNNLIFTRELALSESGNDLEVKGIRVVKYPPDMITPGGSNSNNGNNDYVFLRYADVLLMKAEAMLRTNDPAGALLIVNDLRVKRKATPLGTVDLNVMLDERGREFYWEGWRRHDLIRFNKYLALWQLKPADDPKNLLFPIPVNDLAVNPNLSQNPGY, translated from the coding sequence ATGCATCTATATAAAAAAATTGCTTGTTTATTACTGGCAGGATATGGCTTTGCTTCCTGCACCAAGCTGGATGAAAAACTCGGTTCCACGATCACCAAACGCCAGGCGGACTCTGTGATACAGGTATCCTCTCTGCTGAAAAGCGCATACGATGCCTTACAACTTCCTTACCAGGACCAATCTAACTTCTGGGCTTTACAGGAAATGCCTTCCGATGAAGCAGTTGCCCCAACACGTGGTGGCGACTGGGACGATAATGGCGCATGGCGTTCCCTGAAAACACATACCTGGAATGCAGAACACGGTACCATCGGCGCCGCATTCAGTAACTTATTATTGTTGCAGTTCAGCGCCACCAATGTATTGAACTTTAACCCCAATGCGCGCCAGGCTGCGGAAGCCCGTTTCCTCCGTGCATTGTCCATGTACTCTGTACTGGATGGATGGGGCCAGGTACCTTTCCGCGAACCGGGTGATAATCTCCTCATAGCTCCTAAAGTATTGAAAGGTGCTGCAGCATCAGATTTTATCATCTCTGAACTTACCGCCATCATCAACGACCTGCCGGAACATTCTGCTACTGTACCTGCGTTTGTAGCATCTAAAGATGCGGCAAGAACATTGCTGATGAAATGTTACCTGCAAAAGGGTGCCTTCGCAAATCCCGCAGCTCCCACATTTGCAGCAGCAGACATGCAGCAGGTGATCACCCTCGCCAATACTATCATCTCCAGCGGCAGGTACACCCTCGCCACCAATTACTTCGACAACTTTACGCAGAACAATAATGTACTGTCTACCGAAAATATCTTCACGCAGGAAAACGGCCCCGGCCTTAGTACTGTAAGGCCTGGTAACGCCGCATTCTGCCATTGGGCACCTACTTTGCATTACTACCAAACACCCGGTGGATGGAACGGTTTTGCAACGGTGTCTGATTTCTATGATAAGTTTGAAGCTGTGGACTCCCGCCGGGGTGGCCCCTACACTGGTGTTACAAACCTCACCGGTACAAATGTCGGATTCCTTGTAGGCCAGCAGTACAACAAAGATGGCGTCGCGCTGAAAGACCGTAACGGCAACAACCTCATCTTTACGCGTGAGCTGGCCCTGTCAGAATCCGGCAATGACCTTGAAGTGAAAGGCATCCGTGTAGTAAAATATCCACCGGATATGATCACTCCCGGCGGCTCCAACAGCAACAACGGAAACAATGATTATGTGTTCCTGAGATATGCAGATGTACTGTTAATGAAAGCAGAAGCCATGCTCCGCACCAATGATCCGGCCGGTGCATTGCTGATCGTAAATGATCTTCGCGTGAAACGTAAAGCTACGCCACTCGGAACTGTTGATCTGAATGTGATGCTCGATGAACGTGGCCGCGAATTCTATTGGGAAGGATGGCGCAGGCACGATCTCATCCGGTTCAACAAATATTTAGCCCTCTGGCAGTTGAAACCGGCTGATGACCCTAAGAACCTGCTGTTCCCCATACCAGTAAACGATCTGGCTGTTAACCCCAATCTTTCACAGAATCCCGGTTATTAA
- a CDS encoding SusC/RagA family TonB-linked outer membrane protein, with product MTKMRLLKALLFFPLLFLATGALAQTKALTGNIRDAQGAAIPGANIQIKGTNSGTVTDGNGAFKLSVPASATTLIISFIGYLKQEVPIGTKTEFDITLQLDNTTLADVVVVGYGIARKKDLTGAVASLKAKDFNRGITNAPDQLIQGKVAGLMVVNNSGAPGAATTVRIRGVSSVRSGNQPLYVIDGVPLDGRIARPGVNTTLGTSPDANPLNFVNAFDIASMEVLKDASATAIYGSRGSNGVIMITTKKGQTGPAKLDFGYSVGISSIMKKLKVLDAGQYKAALQQYNLSGGDEGGSADAMDAILRKGLTQNFNVGVSGGNETGKYRASFGLMNQEGIIRKTGMKKYTGNITGQYKFLESKKLGLDFNVMASHTTEQLAPISNNAGYLGSLVGQALQWNPTRNLRKPDGSLNIMQGDNSPINPLAMSEAWEDKADISYILGSISPYYKITDDLEYRFLFSVNRQTGIRRAQIASFINIQGIKDLGIAYYGNAELTTKLFTHTLSYNKKISSTLNLNAVVGYEYQDFNFKGADLGASGFSTDAVPYTSILQNAAQSNTFMSSYENPSSELQSIFGRVTVNLKEKYLLTATLRADGSNKFGKNNRYGYFPSFAAKWNVSEEDFLKGNSFVQNLALRAGWGQTGNQEFPAGAAQEQYDLRSAGAAGLMNVANPDLKWESSKQLNIGVDFSLLDNRLSGNVDYFNKNTSNLLFNFPAIAPAPASNTWVNLPGEVINKGVEVALRGEIIRGKDFSWMLGANVTFIKNELKNYTGPNVLTGSISGQGVSGATVQRFANGQPLNVFYVRKFKGLDKDGLSIFEDNGNSFYYSGDPNPKQMLGLTTEFGYKKWFLSVNMNGAFGHKVYNNTANTVLPITNLGSRNVALELLSLKESRSNPITTSTRYLENGNFMKLTNATLSYSLGNVGKSFKNVSLYLTGQNLFVITKYSGFDPEVNTDKNVNGVTSFGIEYSPYPTARNVIFGINLSL from the coding sequence ATGACCAAAATGCGACTACTCAAAGCGCTTCTGTTCTTCCCACTCCTATTTCTTGCCACAGGAGCTTTAGCCCAGACAAAAGCCTTAACCGGAAATATCCGGGACGCCCAGGGCGCTGCCATTCCAGGTGCCAACATCCAGATAAAAGGCACTAACTCTGGTACCGTAACTGATGGTAATGGCGCTTTTAAACTCTCCGTACCTGCTTCAGCCACAACCCTCATCATTTCCTTTATCGGTTACCTGAAACAGGAAGTACCCATCGGCACAAAAACCGAATTCGACATTACGCTTCAACTGGATAATACTACCCTCGCAGATGTAGTGGTAGTAGGTTACGGTATAGCACGAAAGAAAGACCTCACCGGTGCCGTGGCCTCTCTTAAAGCAAAGGACTTTAACAGGGGTATCACCAATGCCCCGGACCAACTGATCCAGGGTAAAGTTGCCGGCCTCATGGTGGTGAACAACAGTGGAGCCCCCGGTGCTGCAACCACTGTTCGCATACGTGGTGTCTCTTCTGTAAGGTCCGGTAACCAACCGCTCTATGTGATCGACGGAGTTCCCCTGGATGGACGAATTGCCCGCCCAGGCGTCAATACCACTTTAGGTACCTCACCTGATGCTAACCCGCTGAACTTTGTGAACGCTTTCGACATTGCTTCCATGGAAGTACTGAAAGATGCATCGGCTACCGCCATTTATGGTTCCCGCGGTTCTAACGGGGTGATTATGATCACTACCAAAAAAGGACAAACGGGGCCGGCTAAACTGGATTTCGGTTATTCTGTCGGTATAAGCAGTATCATGAAAAAACTGAAAGTGCTGGACGCCGGTCAATACAAAGCAGCCCTGCAACAATATAACCTGAGTGGAGGAGATGAAGGAGGAAGTGCTGATGCCATGGATGCTATCCTGCGCAAAGGGCTCACGCAAAACTTCAATGTGGGTGTTAGCGGTGGAAACGAAACCGGCAAGTACCGCGCTTCTTTTGGTCTCATGAACCAGGAAGGTATCATCCGCAAAACAGGTATGAAAAAATATACCGGTAACATCACCGGGCAATATAAATTCCTGGAGTCTAAAAAATTAGGATTGGATTTCAACGTAATGGCTTCTCATACCACCGAACAACTGGCACCTATTTCCAATAACGCCGGTTACCTGGGAAGCCTGGTTGGCCAGGCTTTACAATGGAACCCCACCCGCAACCTAAGAAAACCAGACGGCTCCCTGAATATCATGCAAGGAGATAACTCTCCGATCAATCCGCTGGCCATGTCTGAAGCATGGGAAGATAAAGCGGATATCTCTTACATCCTCGGTAGCATTTCTCCTTACTATAAGATCACGGACGACCTGGAATACCGTTTTCTCTTCTCTGTGAATCGCCAGACTGGTATCCGCCGCGCGCAGATCGCTTCGTTTATCAACATCCAGGGAATTAAAGACCTCGGGATCGCCTATTATGGCAATGCGGAACTCACCACAAAATTATTTACCCACACCCTTAGCTACAACAAAAAGATCTCTTCTACACTCAACCTGAATGCAGTTGTAGGTTACGAATACCAGGATTTCAATTTCAAAGGAGCAGACCTGGGCGCAAGTGGTTTTTCAACGGACGCGGTACCTTATACCAGCATCCTGCAAAATGCCGCACAGTCTAATACATTTATGTCTTCTTATGAAAACCCCAGCTCTGAACTGCAATCTATCTTCGGCAGGGTAACGGTAAATCTGAAAGAGAAATATCTGCTCACGGCTACTTTAAGGGCTGACGGTTCCAACAAATTCGGGAAGAACAACCGCTATGGTTATTTCCCTTCCTTCGCCGCGAAATGGAATGTAAGTGAAGAAGATTTCCTGAAAGGCAACAGCTTTGTACAGAACCTTGCTTTACGCGCAGGATGGGGCCAGACGGGTAACCAGGAATTCCCTGCCGGTGCGGCACAGGAACAATATGATCTCCGTTCAGCTGGTGCTGCCGGTTTGATGAATGTGGCCAACCCCGACCTGAAATGGGAAAGCTCCAAGCAACTGAATATTGGTGTGGACTTCTCCCTGCTGGATAACAGGCTCAGCGGTAACGTGGATTACTTTAACAAGAACACCTCCAACCTCCTGTTCAACTTCCCTGCCATTGCACCTGCTCCGGCATCCAATACATGGGTGAACCTTCCGGGAGAAGTGATCAACAAGGGTGTAGAAGTTGCACTGAGAGGAGAAATTATACGTGGAAAGGATTTCTCCTGGATGCTGGGAGCAAATGTCACTTTCATTAAAAATGAATTGAAGAACTATACAGGACCCAATGTACTCACGGGCTCTATCAGCGGACAAGGTGTGAGTGGTGCAACGGTACAACGTTTCGCCAATGGCCAGCCACTAAACGTATTTTACGTACGCAAATTCAAAGGGCTGGATAAAGATGGTCTCAGTATTTTTGAAGACAATGGCAACTCTTTCTACTATTCCGGCGACCCCAATCCCAAACAAATGCTGGGACTCACTACAGAATTTGGTTATAAGAAATGGTTCCTTTCTGTAAATATGAATGGCGCCTTCGGCCACAAAGTATATAACAACACCGCCAATACAGTATTGCCGATCACTAACCTTGGTTCCAGGAACGTGGCGTTAGAACTGTTATCATTAAAAGAAAGCAGATCTAACCCCATCACCACTTCCACCCGCTACCTGGAAAATGGCAACTTCATGAAACTCACCAATGCTACCCTCAGTTATTCCCTGGGTAATGTTGGCAAATCCTTCAAAAACGTTTCGCTTTATCTCACCGGTCAAAACCTTTTTGTGATCACTAAATACAGTGGCTTTGATCCTGAAGTGAATACAGATAAGAATGTAAACGGTGTTACGTCCTTCGGTATTGAGTATTCTCCATACCCTACTGCGAGGAACGTAATCTTCGGTATCAATCTTTCCCTTTAA
- a CDS encoding DUF6377 domain-containing protein: MKWILLNLFLILATAGAKAHAGTPNAKSTASSYAAENPAGTYIAESTERTEAAESTEHAEAPENTENTEAAESTNNTKAPESTDSLLRQLNQILAQSKTYDNTKLTHLKQLKTTLAQAKQLPEQYSACLQLYEAYKAFHYDSAFSYALMLQDIANKMQDNHRSQYAKIKLGFILLSSGMFRETAEIMDTLKTNHLPDSMRAEFFVLMRRYYYDLADYVNDQHYSPIYLKEAARYTDSAVALYPENHFQRLDCLGYKYYKQGNLDSSLYYFNRIIAKNNLTFHEQARVNANLGFIYVIRNEYEKAIDLLAKSAMADAQGSVKETTATFNLASILFKTGDIKNASRYIEKAVEDATFYGARQRKVQVSAILPIIEGERFNTVESQKDRLFIYSAVATFLLLASIVMSFIIYKQVQKLKAAQNTITKANQIQQEINDKLLESNKIKEEYIGYCFQIASAYIDKIEKLKNQVDHKLIDNKYSEIRFLVNNINIKQERDELFRNFDRIFLKIFPNFVAHFNSFFKEEDQVKLKDNELLNTDLRIYALIRIGISENEKIAQILEYSVNTIYAYKTKIRNKSLLPNDEFEEKIMGIKI; this comes from the coding sequence ATGAAGTGGATTCTGCTTAACCTTTTCCTCATACTCGCAACTGCCGGGGCAAAAGCCCATGCAGGTACCCCTAATGCTAAAAGCACCGCAAGTAGCTACGCCGCTGAAAACCCTGCCGGTACCTATATTGCTGAAAGCACCGAACGCACCGAAGCCGCTGAAAGTACTGAACATGCTGAAGCTCCCGAAAACACCGAAAACACCGAAGCCGCTGAAAGCACCAACAATACCAAAGCTCCAGAAAGCACAGACTCCCTCCTCCGCCAACTCAACCAAATCCTCGCCCAATCCAAAACATACGACAATACCAAACTCACCCACCTCAAACAACTAAAAACCACCCTGGCCCAAGCCAAACAACTGCCGGAACAATACTCCGCCTGCCTCCAACTCTACGAAGCCTACAAAGCCTTTCACTACGATTCCGCTTTCTCCTATGCCCTAATGCTCCAGGATATCGCCAACAAAATGCAGGACAACCATCGCAGCCAATACGCGAAGATCAAACTGGGCTTCATTTTACTCTCTTCCGGCATGTTCCGCGAAACTGCAGAGATCATGGACACCCTCAAAACAAACCACCTGCCAGACAGCATGCGCGCAGAATTCTTCGTCCTCATGCGCCGCTATTACTACGACCTCGCAGACTATGTGAACGATCAGCATTATTCCCCCATCTACTTAAAAGAAGCGGCCCGCTACACTGATTCCGCCGTTGCCCTCTATCCTGAAAATCATTTTCAACGCCTGGACTGCCTGGGATATAAATACTATAAACAAGGCAACCTGGACTCATCCCTCTATTACTTCAACCGTATCATCGCTAAAAACAACCTCACCTTCCACGAGCAAGCCAGGGTAAATGCCAACCTGGGCTTCATATATGTGATTAGAAATGAATACGAAAAGGCCATCGACCTGCTCGCAAAATCTGCTATGGCAGATGCCCAAGGCTCTGTGAAAGAAACTACGGCCACCTTTAACCTCGCTTCCATTCTTTTCAAAACCGGGGATATAAAAAATGCCTCCAGGTATATTGAAAAAGCAGTGGAAGACGCTACTTTTTACGGTGCCCGGCAAAGAAAAGTACAGGTAAGCGCCATCCTCCCCATCATAGAAGGAGAACGGTTCAATACCGTCGAAAGTCAGAAAGACCGCCTTTTCATCTATTCCGCCGTAGCCACTTTCCTGCTGCTGGCTTCTATCGTGATGTCCTTCATCATCTACAAACAGGTGCAAAAGCTCAAAGCGGCGCAGAATACCATCACCAAAGCCAACCAGATCCAGCAGGAAATAAACGACAAACTCCTGGAATCCAATAAGATAAAGGAAGAATACATCGGCTACTGCTTCCAGATCGCCTCCGCTTATATCGATAAGATCGAAAAACTCAAAAACCAGGTAGACCACAAGCTCATAGATAATAAGTACTCGGAAATACGCTTCCTGGTCAACAACATTAATATTAAACAGGAAAGGGATGAACTGTTCCGCAACTTCGACCGCATCTTCCTGAAGATCTTCCCCAATTTCGTAGCCCATTTCAACTCCTTCTTTAAAGAAGAAGACCAGGTGAAACTAAAAGACAACGAACTCCTCAATACAGACCTCCGTATCTATGCCCTCATCCGCATCGGTATCAGCGAAAATGAAAAAATAGCCCAGATCCTCGAATATTCGGTGAACACCATTTATGCCTATAAAACCAAGATCAGGAACAAATCCCTCCTTCCAAACGATGAATTTGAAGAGAAAATCATGGGAATTAAGATCTAA
- a CDS encoding contact-dependent growth inhibition system immunity protein gives MNMTLNKSIEQLENDYWKDIAFPTGLVERCYRYRRIPIGNLTAEQMRTLISQQLGIKFLMPLVLEMLKKDVLMEADLYEGDLLEVVLKIKAPFWEQNPSIKSQVLHLIEANKQLLVQAGVAKLFNQFLEIHA, from the coding sequence ATGAATATGACACTTAATAAATCAATTGAACAACTTGAAAATGATTACTGGAAAGATATAGCGTTTCCCACAGGACTTGTTGAACGTTGTTATCGCTACAGAAGAATACCCATAGGTAATCTGACGGCTGAGCAGATGAGAACGCTCATTAGTCAGCAATTAGGCATAAAGTTCTTAATGCCTTTAGTATTAGAGATGTTAAAGAAAGATGTATTAATGGAAGCCGATCTTTACGAAGGAGATCTATTAGAAGTCGTTTTAAAGATAAAAGCACCATTCTGGGAGCAAAACCCGAGCATTAAATCCCAGGTATTACACCTCATCGAGGCTAACAAGCAATTACTCGTTCAAGCTGGTGTTGCAAAGCTCTTTAACCAGTTCCTGGAAATCCACGCTTGA